Proteins from a genomic interval of Hydrogenophaga sp. PAMC20947:
- a CDS encoding LysR family transcriptional regulator yields MPGSNKFQWDDLQHFLAVAHQGSTLAAGRALGVDQSTVQRRLAELERQIGQSLVQRHPMGYRLTEFGQEMLPFAETVESAVLAFERQIGTLAGETSGVIRMTCPEPIVNRITQTGMLDRFHARHPALKVQFVMSDKYMDLRQGDADVALRSGDTDDGELVGRKIGDSLWAVYASKAYIAKHGQPERIEDLASHAMVGFDDSMAKHRLSQWLREVAPGAELASRSTSVLGLIYSVKAGLGVGALPMALGDAEDDLVRVFGPVNELTRIWRMLTTPELRRTPRVSAFFDFVIDEIETLRPILTG; encoded by the coding sequence ATGCCCGGTTCAAACAAGTTTCAGTGGGACGATCTCCAGCACTTCCTCGCCGTGGCCCATCAAGGAAGCACGCTGGCCGCCGGGCGTGCGCTGGGTGTTGATCAGTCCACAGTGCAGCGTCGCCTGGCCGAGCTGGAGCGGCAGATCGGGCAGTCGCTGGTGCAGCGGCACCCCATGGGCTATCGACTGACCGAGTTTGGGCAGGAAATGTTGCCTTTTGCCGAAACGGTCGAGAGCGCCGTGCTCGCGTTCGAGCGCCAGATCGGGACGTTGGCTGGCGAGACCAGTGGCGTGATTCGCATGACCTGCCCCGAACCCATCGTCAATCGCATCACGCAGACCGGCATGCTTGATCGGTTCCATGCACGACACCCGGCGCTCAAGGTGCAGTTCGTGATGAGCGACAAATACATGGACTTGCGCCAGGGGGACGCCGATGTCGCACTGCGCTCGGGCGATACCGACGATGGCGAACTGGTGGGCCGCAAGATCGGCGACTCCCTTTGGGCTGTCTACGCGAGCAAGGCCTACATAGCGAAACACGGCCAGCCCGAGCGCATTGAAGACCTCGCCAGCCATGCAATGGTCGGCTTTGACGACTCCATGGCCAAGCATCGCCTGTCACAGTGGTTGCGCGAAGTGGCACCGGGTGCAGAACTGGCGTCGCGCAGCACCAGCGTGCTGGGTCTGATCTATTCGGTGAAGGCGGGGCTCGGGGTCGGCGCACTGCCCATGGCCCTGGGCGATGCGGAGGATGATCTCGTGCGTGTATTCGGCCCGGTGAACGAACTCACCCGGATCTGGCGCATGCTCACCACGCCCGAGTTGCGGCGCACACCGCGCGTCAGTGCGTTTTTCGACTTCGTCATCGACGAAATCGAGACTTTGCGCCCTATTCTGACGGGATGA
- a CDS encoding CHRD domain-containing protein, translated as MTAVVVGLAGCTAMQPSNVVSLTAKLSGANEVPAVTTSGTGMAEATLNKDTNVLKWTVTYSGLTGPALAGHFHGPAAAGSNAGVAVPFSSAASPIEGQATLTPAQVSDLMAGKWYANIHTAANKGGEIRGQLMPGM; from the coding sequence ATGACAGCCGTGGTTGTGGGCCTTGCGGGCTGCACCGCCATGCAGCCGAGCAATGTGGTGAGCTTGACCGCCAAGTTGTCCGGGGCCAATGAGGTCCCGGCCGTCACCACCAGCGGCACGGGTATGGCAGAAGCCACGCTCAACAAAGATACCAATGTCTTGAAGTGGACAGTCACCTATTCTGGCTTGACCGGTCCGGCCTTGGCAGGCCACTTCCATGGCCCGGCTGCGGCAGGCAGCAATGCCGGTGTCGCCGTTCCATTCAGCAGTGCAGCCAGCCCGATTGAAGGGCAGGCCACCCTGACGCCAGCCCAGGTGTCGGACCTGATGGCTGGCAAGTGGTACGCCAATATCCACACGGCGGCCAACAAGGGCGGCGAGATTCGCGGCCAGCTCATGCCCGGCATGTAA
- a CDS encoding vanadium-dependent haloperoxidase encodes MNTLSLCASREPRHSPPWLKTFTLVLGLAAFDASSGAEPSVTVAANHPNVVSYWNDIANRTVLVPSTTNTTAEEQRPSYQTDLATVHVAIYDAVSAIDGRYKPFAIQPKAPSAGASMDAAASAAAYGVLQALFPNRSTQFQSAYDSRMATIPDGDAKARGLALGSEVAAGVVALRANDGRSVALTPYVSGTAAGQFRSVGPNPFNRQVPFIKPFSLTRLDQFRPPPPPAPGSAAYATAVEETRSLGGAISAIRTPEQWEIARFHSELPASFVARNLGRFASSTADAVDAARLMAFLYVVHADTIGACFEAKYHYAAWRPVSAITLAGIGGKDAMQIDATWTPLLPTPNHPEYPAAHSCTSGGLGEALLRYYGTRNVSYVWDSKATGTTRTYVNTDALDDESQIARIAGGMHFRYATVAGVELGKQVAQWVAAHHFGRRD; translated from the coding sequence ATGAACACCCTCTCATTGTGTGCTTCCCGCGAACCGCGGCATAGCCCTCCCTGGCTCAAGACCTTCACGCTGGTTCTCGGCCTAGCGGCGTTCGACGCGTCCAGCGGCGCAGAGCCCAGCGTGACCGTTGCCGCGAACCATCCCAACGTGGTGTCTTACTGGAACGACATCGCCAACCGGACCGTGTTGGTGCCGTCGACCACCAATACCACGGCCGAGGAACAACGCCCGTCTTACCAAACCGACCTGGCGACAGTTCATGTGGCGATTTACGACGCCGTCAGCGCCATCGACGGCCGCTACAAGCCGTTCGCGATCCAGCCCAAGGCGCCGTCCGCAGGCGCCTCGATGGATGCCGCCGCCAGTGCGGCCGCCTATGGCGTGCTGCAGGCACTGTTCCCCAACCGAAGCACCCAGTTCCAGTCGGCCTACGACAGCCGCATGGCCACCATTCCTGACGGCGATGCAAAGGCCCGTGGCCTCGCGTTGGGCAGCGAAGTCGCTGCGGGCGTTGTGGCCCTGCGCGCCAACGACGGCCGCAGCGTAGCGTTGACGCCCTACGTGTCGGGCACCGCGGCGGGCCAATTTCGCAGCGTGGGCCCCAATCCCTTCAACCGCCAGGTGCCATTTATCAAACCGTTTTCGCTCACGCGCCTCGACCAGTTCCGGCCACCGCCGCCGCCAGCGCCGGGAAGCGCCGCGTATGCCACTGCAGTCGAAGAAACGCGGTCACTCGGTGGCGCCATCAGCGCCATCCGTACGCCGGAGCAATGGGAGATCGCGCGCTTCCACTCCGAGTTGCCCGCGTCCTTCGTGGCGCGCAACCTGGGCCGCTTTGCATCGAGCACAGCCGATGCAGTCGATGCGGCTCGGTTGATGGCCTTTCTTTATGTGGTGCACGCCGACACCATCGGCGCCTGCTTTGAGGCCAAGTACCACTACGCAGCCTGGCGCCCTGTGAGCGCGATCACCCTGGCCGGCATCGGCGGCAAAGACGCCATGCAGATCGACGCGACATGGACGCCGCTGCTGCCCACACCCAACCACCCCGAATACCCTGCCGCTCATTCCTGCACCTCAGGTGGCTTGGGCGAAGCCCTGCTGCGCTACTACGGCACCCGCAACGTCTCGTATGTGTGGGACAGCAAAGCAACCGGAACCACGCGGACCTATGTCAACACCGATGCACTGGACGACGAAAGCCAGATCGCACGAATCGCAGGCGGCATGCATTTCAGGTACGCCACGGTCGCTGGCGTTGAGCTGGGCAAGCAGGTTGCGCAATGGGTCGCAGCGCACCACTTCGGACGCCGGGATTGA